ATCTGTTACTTTAGCAATTCGCTTAATACCACCGAAAACAACAAGGGCAATTAAGACGCACATGGCAGCACCTGTTAAATAAGCTGGCCAGCCGAAAGCATCTTCTGTTTGTGTGGCAATTGAATTGGATTGCACCATAACACTTGGAATTAATTCAAGCATGAGTAGAAAGGCAAAGGCGGAAGCGACCCATTTCCATCCTAGCGCCTTTTTAATATAATATTGGGGTCCCCCGACCCATACGTTGTCTGCATTCTTTTCCCGGTACTTAATTGCGAGCAGGATTTCTGAATACTTTGTTGCCATCCCGAGTAAAGCAACAATCCACATCCAAAACAACGCACCGGGTCCACCTAATGCAATGGCTACAGGCACACCGACAATGTTAGTTGCACCTGCTGTAGAGGCTAAAGCTGACGTGAAAGCTTGAAAAGGGGTAATGGTCCCGGAATGTTTATTTTTCTTAAAGGTTTGTCCAATGGTCTGATGAAGGACATGACCGAAGAAACGAAATTGGAAAAACTTCAACCGAATGGTAAGAAATATACCCCCAATAATGAGAATGAAAGACAAAAGGTAGGTCCATAAAAATCCTGACAGATTGGCCACAGTTATTTCAATATAATGCCATAAATCGTCCAAAAAATAGACTCCTTTCAGAAATCATAGTTTGTATTTCTTTTTTAAACAAAATTATGTTATTTCTAAATTATACATAAAAATCTAAATCTTTCAATCATCCATAGTCTTTCAACATTCAATGAAATGTCATAGTGTTATTGAATATTAAGCTGTTATGCACCCAAAAAGGTTAGCTTAAATGTCGAACTAAACTGTGTTAGAAAAGAACTTTTATTTGAGGTGCCTGTATTGAGAAAAGCGGTTCTAGCGAGTTACTACGGAATAGGTTTGATATTTTTACTGTTTCATTTCATTGTGTTATTTTTTTCCACAAAACTATATTTGGGCTTTGCAACTCTATCATTATGGGGAACACTGGGGATCATCATATGTATTGCTATTAGTTTTAAACATCTCAGTTTGGCCATACGAGTTACTTCGCTAGTCATTATCATTCAGCTATTAGCCCTGATGTTTTCCTATATCATTTTGTTTCAATTCAAGGGTTATTAATCGTGGAATAAGGGATCATCACTTGTTGAGGAACTCTCCGTTCAAACAATACGTAGAAAAGCTCATGTCGGCCAATCAGAAGGATCCTTCTGATTGGCCTTTTTAATTTTAGATGTCTATTTCTTCGACCCCCTTCCTGAGGGATTGTGTGTGCCTGTATATTCCCATATACTTAAATAACGGATGACCATTTCCGTAACTGCAGAATATTTCCGGGGAGGGACACCATGATGAAGCTCATCGCGATTGATTTAGATGGGACACTGATCAAACGAGACCGTTCGATTTGCGAGGAAAATAGACAAGCGATTCGGGAGATCCAGCAGCAAGGACATACAGTAGCGATCTGTTCAGGTCGGTCTCTGCATGATACCCAGGACATTTTACGACAAGCCGACCTTAACTGTCCGGTGATGGTGGGCAACGGTGCCTGGACGTATCAAGATGGAGAAAATATCAATCGGCTGATCATGCCCGAAGACGTGACTTCAGAATTATTGTCTAAGCTAGAGTCAGAAGGCTGGTATTACGAGCTCTATACTAATAAGGGAGTTGTCGTCTTAGAAAAAGGCCGGGACCGTCTGTATAAAGGCATTGAGGAAGCTAGACAAAAAGGTGCTGATATTTCAGAGGACTGGGCTAACGAAGAAATAGAAGTCCAGTATATGCAGCATGGTATTAGCTATATGGACAATTATCAGAGTGTGGATACAGCCCAGGCAGACCTATATAAAATCTTTATTTTGTCGTTTGACCGCGACAAATTAGATCAATTACAAGAGCGTTTAAGTGGACGTCGGCAAATATCGTTAACGACCTCGGGCATAACAAAATTAGAAATTGCACATGAAAGGGTCAGCAAAGGCTATGCCGTTGCAAAAATGGCAGAAAAATTCCATATACCAATGGAAAAGACAGTAGCCATCGGCGATCATTTAAATGATTTATCAATGTTTGAAGTCGCGGGCACAAGCATTGCGATGGGGAATGCAGAGGAAGCAGTGAAAGCGGCCAGTACGCATGTGACCAAGGATTATCTGGATCATGGCGTCGCTTATGCGCTTAAGCATTACATATAGTGTTTTTAGACATTAATGATAAGATGACTATAGAGGACAAAGAATGTGTTCTAGTATCATGAAATTTATTTAAAAATTGAAAAATATTGAAAGGAGCATGCCAGACGTGAAATTTGATGAAACAGTGAGTGGGGAGTCAGGGGATGACGCACATTTAAGCCAACTGGCATCAGTTGGTCAAATGGCGGCGGGCATTGCTCATGAAGTAAAGAATCCATTAACGGCGGTTAAAGGGTTTTTACAGCTGCTCAACAAAGAAGAAGAAAGTGAATACATTGGTATTGCCCAAACAGAATTAGATCATGCTCTTACGACGTTGAATAACCTGCTTCAGGTCTCCAAACCAGATCTAGAAGATGAAGATTTTCAGACATTTAGTCTGGCGGTTGAGTTAGAGTCCATATTAAATCTATTCGCTGATAAAGTGTACGATATTAATTTTATTACAGATTTTGACGATACAGATACCATCATATATGGGAAGAAGAATCAGTTTAAAAAAGCGCTCTTTAATCTTATCAAAAATTCAGTTGAATCGATTGAAAATCAAGGAACCGTAACGATCACACACGCTGCTATTAATGATGACATTGTTGTAACTATTGAAGATACAGGTGTCGGCATTCCAAAAGATAAGCTGTCACTGCTTGGAACGCCATTTTTTACAACCAAGGACAAAGGTACAGGTATGGGGCTGACCCAAGTTTTTTTCCGTCATTTACCAACATGGCGGAAAAATGAGCGTTAACAGCACAGAAGGTCAAGGGACAGTTTTCACAATCAAAGTGCCTAAACAGAAACAAAGGCAAAAACGGAGGGTTAAAAAATTGGACTTACATTACAAAGAGAATGATTCCATCAAAGATTTTTTTTCTCAGAATCGAGACCACTTTGAAGAAAGATTACTAGATGAAGCCACCAATGTAAAAGATAAAATTGACGAAATACATAGATTAGGCAATATCAATCTCCTAGATAATGCGCACAAACTCGTTTTATTTGTTGTAGATGAGCGGGAGCATGAATTAATTTCTTTTGCCAAGCAAGAAGGGGTAGCCTGGGCCAAGCATTCATTAACACTCGCATTTAAGTTGGAATGGGTTCAGGCTATTCGAAGGACGCTATGGGATTTCTTATATAATTATGATGTGCTGATGCATTCTGAGCCTAAGAGAGAGGACTTCTATGCAACGGAAAAGAAGATTAACGAATTGATGGATCAATTCTTTGCCAATTTTTTCATCAGTTATTCACAGTACAAGGATGAATTACTTGAAAAGCAACGGGAGTTAGTCGAAGACCTTTCCGTTCCCATTATTCCCATCAATAAAGAAATCTGTATCCTACCTCTCATTGGTATGATCGATTATCTTAGGATTTCGACCATTATGGATAAAGTGCTCCATGAAATTGAGCAACAGCATATTCAAACCTTAATCATAGACCTTTCAGGTGTGACACCTATGGATGAAGAGATTATCCATAGTCTACAGAAAATCATTGAAGGCATTGCTATGATGGGATGCCGAACAGTTCTAACAGGATTACGAGCAGAAATCGTCAAATCCATGGTTGATTCAGGAGAAGGCCTTTCCAACCAAGCTGAATTCAAGGGAACCCTTCAAATCGCTTTGAATGATGTCCTTAATAAACAAGAAGTGGATGCTAATATTTCAATGGAGGTGTAATAGGCGGCCGTAGGCAATTACAATGAGAGACATCTCCCCAAGAAGCAAACGCCTTGGGGAGGTGTTTTTTTATTACTATAGAATGGGACAACGCGCTTGTTATGGGACAAGCGCGTTCCAAGCTCAATGATTTGTGGGACAGAATAAAGAAAAAGCGGGACACATTTGTTAAAGTGCGTGACAACCATGGGACAACGCGCTTGTTATGGGACAAGCGCGTTCCAAGTTGGACTTCTGTCAATAAAGTGGACAAACTTTCACGAAAAAACTTTTAATCCATACGTTAAGTTAGGCATTGGTCTTCCCTTTAAACGAGAACCGAAATGAATCAACACGCAATAATTAAGCTCATGAGTCGAGTAAGGGGTATTTGAATCAAAGGGAACACGGCCTATAGTCGCAACTTGACATGGAGCCTCTACGGGCGTGAGTTCCAGGCCAAGGAGCCAGCTATTATAAAAGATTGGCTCGCCGTCGAGGCTATCACGCCCGCCACTCCAAATAAAGTTGCTGGTTGTATTTAGGCTGTTTTGTCCTGCTTTCGCTCCGTCAATGCCCAA
This window of the Tuberibacillus sp. Marseille-P3662 genome carries:
- a CDS encoding STAS domain-containing protein encodes the protein MDLHYKENDSIKDFFSQNRDHFEERLLDEATNVKDKIDEIHRLGNINLLDNAHKLVLFVVDEREHELISFAKQEGVAWAKHSLTLAFKLEWVQAIRRTLWDFLYNYDVLMHSEPKREDFYATEKKINELMDQFFANFFISYSQYKDELLEKQRELVEDLSVPIIPINKEICILPLIGMIDYLRISTIMDKVLHEIEQQHIQTLIIDLSGVTPMDEEIIHSLQKIIEGIAMMGCRTVLTGLRAEIVKSMVDSGEGLSNQAEFKGTLQIALNDVLNKQEVDANISMEV
- a CDS encoding histidine kinase dimerization/phospho-acceptor domain-containing protein, with the translated sequence MKFDETVSGESGDDAHLSQLASVGQMAAGIAHEVKNPLTAVKGFLQLLNKEEESEYIGIAQTELDHALTTLNNLLQVSKPDLEDEDFQTFSLAVELESILNLFADKVYDINFITDFDDTDTIIYGKKNQFKKALFNLIKNSVESIENQGTVTITHAAINDDIVVTIEDTGVGIPKDKLSLLGTPFFTTKDKGTGMGLTQVFFRHLPTWRKNER
- a CDS encoding Cof-type HAD-IIB family hydrolase → MMKLIAIDLDGTLIKRDRSICEENRQAIREIQQQGHTVAICSGRSLHDTQDILRQADLNCPVMVGNGAWTYQDGENINRLIMPEDVTSELLSKLESEGWYYELYTNKGVVVLEKGRDRLYKGIEEARQKGADISEDWANEEIEVQYMQHGISYMDNYQSVDTAQADLYKIFILSFDRDKLDQLQERLSGRRQISLTTSGITKLEIAHERVSKGYAVAKMAEKFHIPMEKTVAIGDHLNDLSMFEVAGTSIAMGNAEEAVKAASTHVTKDYLDHGVAYALKHYI